The proteins below are encoded in one region of bacterium:
- a CDS encoding fumarate hydratase, whose protein sequence is MSISKEKFIEVIYSLIKKTVISSPLDVKEALKKCLFQEEELGKYQIGLMLENIKFAEEKELPLCQDTGVPIFFINLGRKFFLDFNLKEALKIAVIKATNEIPLRRNVVCPITRRYIGDNDNTGAGFPYGWFDLTENDYLEITFLPKGGGSENMSSLKMMNSVTLLKEVEEYVVETAIDFMGKPCPPYIMGIGIGGGADIALHLAKKATLRSLSQRNSDQEIARLEERLKEKINALGIGPMGRGGKNTVLAVNVEVIGVHTSVYPVAITNQCWPGRRAKVKIFSEEKIEFE, encoded by the coding sequence ATGAGTATTTCTAAAGAAAAATTTATCGAGGTTATTTATTCATTAATAAAGAAGACGGTCATATCTTCGCCTTTAGATGTAAAAGAAGCTTTAAAGAAGTGTCTTTTTCAAGAAGAAGAGCTTGGTAAATACCAGATAGGCTTAATGTTAGAAAATATAAAATTTGCTGAAGAAAAAGAGCTACCTCTTTGTCAAGACACCGGAGTGCCTATATTCTTTATTAATTTAGGCAGAAAATTTTTTCTTGATTTTAATCTTAAAGAAGCTTTAAAGATAGCGGTTATAAAAGCCACCAATGAAATTCCCTTAAGGAGAAATGTAGTTTGTCCTATTACGCGGCGATATATTGGAGATAATGATAACACCGGAGCAGGCTTTCCTTATGGCTGGTTTGATCTTACTGAAAATGACTATTTAGAGATTACCTTTTTGCCCAAAGGTGGCGGTAGTGAAAATATGAGTAGTCTGAAGATGATGAACTCGGTAACTTTGCTTAAAGAAGTGGAAGAATATGTCGTAGAAACCGCCATTGACTTTATGGGTAAGCCTTGTCCTCCTTATATAATGGGCATAGGAATTGGAGGGGGGGCTGATATTGCTCTTCATTTAGCTAAGAAAGCAACTCTTCGTTCTCTTAGCCAAAGAAATTCTGATCAAGAAATAGCCAGATTAGAAGAAAGATTGAAGGAAAAGATTAATGCTTTAGGCATTGGTCCTATGGGCAGAGGAGGAAAAAATACCGTCTTAGCTGTTAATGTTGAAGTAATAGGAGTCCATACTTCTGTTTATCCGGTAGCCATCACTAACCAATGCTGGCCTGGAAGAAGAGCCAAAGTTAAAATATTTTCTGAGGAAAAGATAGAATTTGAATAA